The following proteins are encoded in a genomic region of Herminiimonas arsenicoxydans:
- a CDS encoding putative ABC-type Fe3+ transport system, periplasmic component (Evidence 3 : Function proposed based on presence of conserved amino acid motif, structural feature or limited homology; Product type pt : putative transporter), which translates to MRFPIASLLAMITLAASAAQAQDKELNLYSARHYQTDEILYANFTKQTGIKINRIEADDNALFERLKNEGKNSPADVIVMVDAARIWRAEIEGFFQPVQSKILQARIPANLHGKDDGKGPEWFGFSTRARVIVYNKDKVNPADVATYESLANPVNKGKVCTRSGSHPYNLSLIGSMIERDGEKATEQWAKGMVANFARPPRGGDTDQIKGAASGECGVAIANSYYYVRLLRSTKPEDIAAMKNVGFIWPNAQTSGTHFNIAGGGVAKNAPHREAAVKFLEYLASDEAQGYFAEGNNEWPAVAKVQVKNPALAALGKFKMENVSVAAIGKNQIAAQRILDRVGYK; encoded by the coding sequence ATGAGATTTCCCATCGCATCCCTGCTTGCCATGATCACTTTGGCAGCGTCGGCAGCACAGGCTCAAGACAAGGAATTGAATCTGTACTCCGCCCGCCATTACCAGACGGACGAAATCCTGTATGCCAATTTCACCAAGCAAACGGGCATCAAGATCAATCGCATCGAAGCAGATGACAATGCGCTATTTGAGCGCCTTAAAAACGAAGGCAAAAACAGTCCGGCCGACGTCATCGTGATGGTCGATGCTGCACGCATCTGGCGCGCCGAGATTGAAGGCTTTTTCCAGCCGGTACAGTCGAAAATCCTGCAAGCACGCATACCAGCGAATCTGCACGGCAAGGACGATGGCAAGGGGCCGGAATGGTTCGGTTTCTCGACACGTGCACGCGTGATCGTCTATAACAAGGACAAGGTCAACCCTGCCGATGTCGCGACCTATGAATCGCTGGCCAATCCGGTCAACAAAGGCAAGGTCTGCACCCGTTCGGGCTCCCATCCTTACAATCTGTCGCTGATCGGTTCGATGATAGAGCGTGATGGTGAAAAAGCGACGGAACAATGGGCCAAAGGCATGGTTGCCAATTTTGCCCGTCCTCCACGCGGCGGCGATACCGATCAGATCAAAGGCGCCGCTTCCGGTGAATGCGGCGTGGCGATTGCCAATTCCTACTATTACGTACGCCTGCTGCGTTCGACCAAGCCGGAAGATATCGCGGCAATGAAAAACGTCGGCTTCATCTGGCCGAATGCACAAACCAGCGGTACGCATTTCAACATTGCCGGTGGCGGGGTTGCAAAGAATGCTCCGCATCGCGAAGCGGCCGTGAAGTTCCTGGAATATCTGGCCAGCGATGAAGCGCAAGGTTACTTTGCAGAAGGCAATAATGAATGGCCCGCCGTGGCAAAAGTTCAGGTGAAGAATCCTGCTCTGGCTGCACTCGGAAAGTTCAAGATGGAAAATGTTTCCGTTGCTGCCATCGGCAAAAACCAGATTGCGGCACAGCGTATTCTGGATCGGGTCGGCTACAAGTAA
- a CDS encoding Conserved hypothetical protein; putative esterase (Evidence 4 : Homologs of previously reported genes of unknown function), with amino-acid sequence MSRISRSLSRFSSLILSCMALSIAGCSTLMPFTSEPAAPVAVTAKSAAPIKVALVLGGGAARGFAHIGVIKALESQGIVPDMVVGTSAGSLVGALYAAGNNGFALHKMALAMDEAAISDWSVPFFAKSSGVLKGDALQNYVNKSVRNVTIEKMKIPFAAVATDLNSGLPILFQRGNTGLAVRASSAVPGLFQPVKIGERIYVDGGLVAPVPVRFAREMGADFIVAVNISVQPEAQLASSSVDVLLQTFAIMGQSINHYELKDADIVIRPGLGMMKGNDFNGRNLAVLAGEQAAMALMPEIKRKLKIRREQ; translated from the coding sequence ATGTCCCGTATCTCCCGCTCCCTATCCCGTTTTTCCAGCCTCATCCTGTCATGCATGGCGTTATCGATTGCAGGCTGTTCCACGCTGATGCCTTTCACGTCAGAACCGGCCGCGCCGGTGGCGGTGACTGCAAAATCTGCAGCCCCGATCAAAGTCGCACTGGTACTGGGTGGCGGTGCAGCACGCGGATTTGCGCATATAGGAGTGATCAAGGCTCTGGAATCGCAAGGAATAGTGCCGGATATGGTGGTCGGCACCAGCGCAGGCAGTCTGGTCGGTGCCTTGTATGCGGCCGGCAACAATGGGTTTGCCTTGCATAAAATGGCGCTGGCAATGGATGAGGCCGCCATCTCTGACTGGTCGGTGCCTTTCTTTGCCAAATCGAGCGGCGTATTGAAAGGCGATGCGCTGCAGAATTACGTCAATAAATCAGTGCGTAATGTCACCATCGAAAAAATGAAAATACCGTTTGCAGCAGTTGCCACGGATTTGAATAGCGGTCTGCCGATTCTTTTCCAGCGCGGCAACACCGGGCTGGCAGTGCGTGCATCGTCGGCAGTTCCTGGGCTTTTTCAACCGGTGAAAATAGGTGAACGTATATATGTTGATGGCGGCTTGGTGGCGCCGGTGCCCGTGCGTTTTGCACGCGAGATGGGAGCAGATTTCATTGTCGCTGTGAATATTTCGGTGCAGCCGGAGGCGCAACTGGCTTCCAGTTCGGTCGATGTACTGCTGCAAACCTTTGCCATCATGGGACAAAGCATCAACCATTATGAATTGAAGGATGCCGACATCGTGATTCGTCCCGGACTCGGCATGATGAAAGGCAACGATTTCAACGGCCGCAATCTGGCGGTGCTGGCCGGCGAACAGGCGGCGATGGCGCTGATGCCCGAGATCAAGCGCAAACTCAAAATCAGACGCGAACAGTAA
- a CDS encoding Transposase IS110 family (Evidence 2b : Function of strongly homologous gene; Product type h : extrachromosomal origin) codes for MEDVTLIGIDLGKYNFHLHGQDRHGKALLRKKFSRRQLIDFLANFPACTIVMEACAGAHWMARELAGFGHEAKLISPQFVRPFVKSNKNDFIDAEAICEAACRPAMRFVTPKTEAQQCLSALHRIRESLVHDRVKARNQIHAFLLEFGISLPTGHPSIRRLPALLAEQALPPRLVSVLKKLHLHFKYLEEQIADIEKELGRQLQEDDLGQRLMTIPGIGPITASVLSAEMGDGKQYGCGRDFAASIGLVPRQYSTGGKVKLLGISKRGDKTLRRLLVQGARSYMQRLDRHTDRLAQWVRAMLMRRHANVVACALANKLARTAWAIAAKHTEFEKQEAVTHL; via the coding sequence ATGGAAGACGTTACGCTCATCGGGATCGATTTAGGCAAGTATAACTTTCATCTCCACGGCCAAGACCGGCATGGCAAGGCGCTGTTGCGCAAGAAGTTCAGCCGCAGGCAGCTTATTGACTTTCTCGCCAACTTTCCCGCATGCACTATCGTCATGGAAGCCTGTGCTGGCGCGCATTGGATGGCCCGCGAACTGGCCGGTTTCGGGCATGAGGCGAAACTGATCTCGCCGCAATTCGTACGTCCTTTCGTCAAGAGCAACAAGAACGATTTCATCGACGCTGAAGCTATTTGCGAGGCGGCTTGCCGCCCCGCCATGCGGTTCGTGACGCCCAAGACCGAGGCTCAGCAATGCCTGTCGGCGCTACACCGTATACGCGAATCGCTGGTGCATGACCGGGTCAAAGCACGCAATCAGATCCATGCTTTCCTGTTGGAGTTTGGTATCAGCCTGCCCACTGGCCACCCCAGCATCCGGCGCTTGCCTGCTCTGCTGGCAGAACAAGCGTTGCCGCCAAGATTGGTGAGCGTGCTGAAGAAGCTGCACTTGCATTTCAAATATCTTGAGGAGCAGATCGCCGACATCGAGAAGGAGCTAGGCCGGCAACTGCAGGAAGATGACTTGGGACAGCGTCTGATGACGATTCCCGGTATCGGTCCGATCACCGCCAGCGTACTTTCCGCCGAGATGGGCGACGGCAAGCAATATGGCTGCGGGCGTGATTTTGCTGCATCGATCGGGTTGGTGCCCCGCCAATACAGCACTGGTGGCAAAGTCAAGCTGCTCGGCATCAGCAAGCGTGGCGATAAGACGCTGCGACGTCTTTTGGTGCAGGGCGCGCGTTCCTACATGCAGCGGCTGGATCGGCACACGGACCGGTTGGCGCAGTGGGTACGCGCCATGCTGATGCGCCGCCACGCCAACGTGGTGGCTTGTGCATTAGCCAACAAGCTGGCGCGAACCGCATGGGCTATCGCCGCCAAACATACCGAATTTGAAAAGCAGGAGGCCGTCACGCACTTGTGA
- a CDS encoding Conserved hypothetical protein, putative lipoprotein (Evidence 4 : Homologs of previously reported genes of unknown function) has product MTFSQRPLLTFKLARSAIFALSLMATSAAWSSDLLMQETDKPISKLQDLTHRASELALQAMGMLGIRYKYGGSTPENGLDCSGLVQHIFKEAWGKDLPRTSVEISRVGEHIEKKDLQPGDLVFYNTLKRGFSHVGIYLGDRKFIHSPSPGGQVRIESMDVAYWKKRFNGGRRISDQDQ; this is encoded by the coding sequence ATGACATTTTCTCAACGACCTCTACTCACGTTCAAATTAGCGCGCTCAGCCATATTCGCGCTCAGCTTGATGGCGACTTCGGCCGCCTGGAGTAGTGATCTACTCATGCAGGAAACCGACAAGCCCATCAGCAAATTGCAGGATTTGACGCATCGCGCTTCAGAACTGGCCTTGCAGGCCATGGGCATGCTGGGCATACGCTACAAGTACGGCGGCTCCACGCCGGAAAACGGTCTGGATTGCAGCGGCCTGGTTCAGCATATATTCAAGGAAGCCTGGGGCAAGGACTTGCCGCGCACTTCGGTGGAAATCAGCCGGGTCGGCGAGCATATCGAGAAAAAAGATCTGCAGCCCGGCGATCTGGTTTTTTACAACACCCTGAAACGCGGCTTTTCCCATGTCGGGATCTATCTGGGCGACCGCAAATTCATCCATTCGCCCTCCCCCGGCGGTCAGGTAAGAATTGAAAGCATGGATGTCGCTTACTGGAAAAAACGCTTTAACGGCGGCCGCCGCATCAGCGATCAGGATCAGTAA
- a CDS encoding putative two-component system regulator (Evidence 3 : Function proposed based on presence of conserved amino acid motif, structural feature or limited homology; Product type pr : putative regulator) yields MLNDSYRDISLKPRILIADDSRIVRATLIKHIEGMFEFREALDGEQAWEMLLIDPSIRVVISDLTMPKLDGYGLLKRIRSSKIGRIRTMPVVVVSGSDEQAERDRAKAAGATDLITKGIGTGQLLSRLDILSKLVSTQNEFERGLEALAQHVDSNHHIALLSPDAWAVQAEGMRASAARQQRNFVVLNACIGLKHLELEGYPALPPASVINAIGQLLHRTVRQTDCVARTGEIEFTIATGSIHFDSARHFAERVCRAIAHANLIKDGQMALIASCGVVSISEYVEETAATTGMLDAMMVVAKKRALLGLQNAITGVIGAQEEALLEQGEHLPDMAALAASTASNREADLSMDLATLLRWIKEGREAEVLAHIGKMSAELQPLVDLLLKQHKA; encoded by the coding sequence ATGCTGAATGATTCGTATCGCGATATTTCGTTGAAGCCGCGTATTCTGATTGCCGACGATTCTCGCATCGTGCGTGCAACCCTGATCAAGCACATTGAAGGCATGTTTGAATTCCGTGAAGCGCTGGATGGCGAGCAGGCCTGGGAAATGTTGCTGATTGATCCCAGCATCCGCGTCGTGATTTCGGACCTGACCATGCCCAAGCTCGACGGCTATGGGCTCCTGAAACGCATACGTTCGTCAAAAATCGGCCGCATACGCACGATGCCGGTTGTGGTTGTCTCGGGTAGCGATGAACAGGCCGAACGCGATCGTGCCAAGGCGGCGGGTGCCACTGACCTGATCACCAAGGGTATAGGCACCGGACAGCTTTTGTCACGGCTGGATATTCTTTCAAAACTGGTCAGCACCCAGAACGAGTTTGAGCGCGGCCTGGAAGCATTGGCCCAGCACGTTGACAGTAATCATCACATAGCCTTGCTGTCGCCGGATGCATGGGCTGTGCAGGCAGAAGGAATGCGTGCCAGCGCAGCACGCCAGCAGAGGAATTTTGTCGTGTTGAACGCCTGTATTGGTCTCAAGCATCTTGAGCTGGAAGGCTACCCGGCATTGCCGCCAGCCAGCGTCATCAATGCCATCGGCCAGCTTTTGCATCGCACGGTACGACAAACCGATTGCGTTGCGCGCACCGGCGAGATCGAGTTTACGATTGCCACCGGCAGCATACATTTCGATTCCGCCCGCCACTTTGCCGAACGCGTTTGCCGCGCGATTGCACATGCCAACCTGATCAAGGATGGGCAGATGGCCCTGATTGCGAGTTGTGGCGTTGTTTCCATCAGTGAATATGTCGAAGAAACTGCAGCGACGACAGGAATGCTGGACGCCATGATGGTAGTGGCAAAAAAACGCGCCTTGCTGGGCTTGCAAAATGCGATTACCGGGGTAATCGGCGCTCAGGAAGAAGCGTTATTGGAACAGGGCGAGCATTTGCCTGATATGGCGGCGCTTGCTGCTTCGACAGCGTCAAATCGTGAGGCCGATTTGTCGATGGATCTGGCTACCTTGCTGCGCTGGATTAAAGAGGGGCGGGAAGCCGAAGTGCTGGCGCATATAGGCAAGATGTCTGCCGAATTACAGCCCCTGGTGGACTTGCTGTTGAAGCAACACAAGGCCTAG
- a CDS encoding Hypothetical protein (Evidence 5 : No homology to any previously reported sequences) yields MFFKRDVTPHLPAPREAEKKPRQENLGKKSTPHVENILLHSPLYRFKRDVLSLVAKMNQGVPNLDCEMLKKQTMFIQSQLLHSLTNDPTVPGNFKIMLMEYHAKSVRATLIDRRGEHLRHESEK; encoded by the coding sequence ATGTTCTTCAAACGCGATGTGACACCTCATCTACCAGCCCCTCGTGAAGCTGAAAAAAAGCCCAGGCAGGAAAATCTCGGCAAAAAATCAACGCCGCATGTTGAAAACATTCTTTTGCACTCCCCTTTATATCGATTTAAACGCGACGTATTGAGCCTGGTTGCAAAGATGAATCAAGGGGTGCCGAATCTGGATTGTGAAATGCTGAAAAAGCAAACCATGTTCATACAATCCCAGTTGCTGCACAGCTTGACCAATGATCCTACCGTGCCGGGAAATTTCAAAATCATGCTGATGGAATATCATGCAAAAAGTGTCAGGGCAACGTTGATCGACCGTCGCGGCGAACATTTACGCCACGAATCTGAAAAATAG
- a CDS encoding conserved hypothetical protein, putative GlcG protein (Evidence 4 : Homologs of previously reported genes of unknown function; PubMedId : 8606183) produces MQSKQILTLEDVKKIAAAAETEATLNKWNVTIAIVDDGGHLLWLQRMDGAAPISSHIAPAKAKTAALGRRESKVYEDIINNGRFSFMTAPTLEGMLEGGVPVIINGQCLGAVGVSGVKSTEDVQIAKAGLIAIGA; encoded by the coding sequence ATGCAATCAAAACAAATACTGACGCTTGAAGATGTGAAAAAAATTGCGGCAGCAGCGGAAACCGAAGCGACGCTGAATAAATGGAATGTCACGATTGCCATCGTGGACGATGGCGGACATTTGCTGTGGTTGCAACGCATGGATGGCGCCGCGCCGATTTCATCCCATATTGCGCCGGCCAAGGCAAAGACGGCCGCACTGGGTCGCCGTGAATCCAAAGTTTATGAAGACATTATCAATAACGGTCGCTTCTCATTCATGACCGCGCCAACGCTGGAAGGCATGCTGGAGGGTGGCGTGCCAGTCATCATCAACGGCCAATGTCTGGGTGCTGTCGGCGTATCGGGTGTGAAATCGACTGAAGACGTGCAAATTGCCAAAGCTGGCCTGATTGCGATTGGCGCCTGA
- the carA gene encoding carbamoyl phosphate synthetase, glutamine amidotransferase small subunit (Carbamoyl-phosphate synthetase glutamine chain) (Evidence 2a : Function of homologous gene experimentally demonstrated in an other organism; PubMedId : 91113685, 91217057, 92172854, 10029528, 10089390, 10428826, 10587438; Product type e : enzyme) yields the protein MTGYQEILTDPSYSNQLVTLTYPHIGNTGVNAEDVESFKIHAAGLIIKDLPILVSNFRSTQTLSDYLKSENIIGIAGIDTRKLTRILREKGAQSGAILAGEDATAEKALALAKTFGGLAGLDLAKVVSTKASYPWNETEWKLGKGYGKQITPKYHVVAYDYGVKFNILRMLAERGCKVTVLPAQATAAEALALKPDGIFLSNGPGDPQPCDYAIAATKELIERGIPTFGICLGHQIMALASGAKTFKMGFGHHGANHPVQDLDSKKVLITSQNHGFAVDAATLPANCRVTHVSLFDGSLQGFERTDQPAFCFQGHPEASPGPHDIAPLFDRFVAMMEKNKNA from the coding sequence ATGACCGGTTATCAGGAAATCCTCACCGATCCTAGCTACAGTAATCAGCTTGTTACCCTGACTTATCCGCACATCGGCAACACCGGCGTCAATGCCGAAGATGTCGAATCGTTCAAGATACATGCGGCCGGTTTGATCATCAAGGATCTGCCTATTCTGGTTTCCAACTTCCGTTCGACGCAAACACTGTCCGATTATCTGAAATCGGAAAATATCATCGGTATTGCAGGCATCGATACCCGCAAGCTGACACGCATTCTGCGTGAAAAAGGTGCGCAAAGCGGTGCCATTCTGGCAGGCGAGGATGCGACAGCTGAAAAAGCGTTGGCCTTGGCCAAAACTTTCGGCGGTCTGGCTGGTCTGGATCTGGCGAAAGTGGTGTCGACCAAAGCATCGTATCCATGGAATGAAACCGAATGGAAACTCGGCAAAGGCTATGGCAAGCAGATCACGCCTAAATATCATGTGGTCGCTTACGATTACGGCGTCAAATTCAATATCCTGCGCATGCTGGCCGAGCGTGGCTGCAAGGTGACGGTGCTGCCGGCACAGGCAACCGCCGCCGAAGCCTTGGCGCTGAAGCCGGATGGCATCTTCCTGTCGAATGGTCCCGGCGATCCGCAGCCGTGCGATTACGCCATTGCGGCGACCAAAGAGTTGATCGAACGCGGCATTCCGACTTTTGGTATTTGCCTAGGCCACCAGATCATGGCGCTGGCATCCGGCGCAAAAACGTTCAAGATGGGTTTTGGTCACCACGGCGCCAATCATCCGGTGCAGGATCTGGATAGCAAGAAAGTGTTGATCACCTCGCAAAACCACGGTTTCGCAGTCGATGCAGCAACCCTGCCGGCGAATTGCCGCGTGACACATGTTTCATTATTTGACGGTTCGCTGCAGGGTTTCGAGCGTACCGACCAGCCGGCGTTCTGTTTCCAGGGTCACCCGGAAGCATCGCCAGGTCCGCATGACATCGCCCCCTTGTTTGATCGCTTTGTGGCGATGATGGAGAAGAATAAAAATGCCTAA
- the carB gene encoding carbamoyl phosphate synthase, large subunit (Carbamoyl-phosphate synthetase ammonia chain) (Evidence 2a : Function of homologous gene experimentally demonstrated in an other organism; PubMedId : 91110549, 91113685, 91159438, 91217057, 91332909, 92172854, 99357782; Product type e : enzyme) — protein MPKRIDIKSILIIGAGPIVIGQACEFDYSGAQACKALREEGYKVILVNSNPATIMTDPEMADVTYIEPITWQAVERIIDKERPDAILPTMGGQTALNCALDLHHNGVLTKYGCELIGASPEAIDKAEDRSKFKDAMTKIGLGSARSGVAHTLEESWAVQKELGFPSIIRPSFTMGGSGGGIAYNAEEFEAICKRGLEASPTSELLIEESLIGWKEFEMEVVRDKADNCIIVCSIENLDPMGVHTGDSITVAPAQTLTDKEYQIMRNASIAVLREIGVDTGGSNVQFAINPEDGRMIIIEMNPRVSRSSALASKATGFPIAKIAAKLAVGFTLDELRNEITGGATPASFEPSIDYVVTKIPRFAFEKFPQADSHLTTQMKSVGEVMAIGRTFQESFQKALRGLEVGVDGMNEKTTDRETIEEELGEPGPERIWYVGDAFAQGFSLEEVHGLTHIDPWFLAQIKEIIDIELWLDTQSLNAIDKDTLFKLKQKGFADRRLAKLLKTTDKAVREQRHAMNIRPVYKRVDTCAGEFATNTAYMYSTYEEECEAQPTNKKKIMVLGGGPNRIGQGIEFDYCCVHAALALREDGYETIMVNCNPETVSTDYDTSDRLYFEPLTLEDVLEIVALEKPYGVIVQYGGQTPLKLALDLEANGVPIVGTSPDMIDAAEDRERFQKLLNDLGLRQPPNRTARTEEDALRLAQEIGYPLVVRPSYVLGGRAMEIVHEQRDLERYMREAVKVSHDSPVLLDRFLNDAIEVDVDCLSDGERTFIGGVMEHIEQAGVHSGDSACSLPPYSLSQETINELKRQTSLMAKGLNVIGLMNVQFAIQQQEIDGKLQDVVFVLEVNPRASRTVPYVSKATGLQLAKIAARCMVGQSLDSQGIFNEVIPEYFSVKEAVFPFVKFPGVDTILGPEMKSTGEVMGVGKTFGEAFVKSQLGASIKLPRSGKVFLSVKASDKPRAVQVAKDLVEIGFSVVATKGTAAAISAAGIEVTSVNKVAEGRPHIVDMIKNDEIALVINTVEEKRSAIIDSRTIRTSALAARVTTFTTIAGAEAAVEGMAHLDELHVYDLQGLHKTLH, from the coding sequence ATGCCTAAACGCATCGATATTAAAAGTATTTTGATTATTGGCGCAGGCCCGATCGTGATCGGTCAGGCTTGCGAATTCGACTATTCCGGCGCCCAAGCATGTAAAGCACTGCGCGAAGAAGGTTACAAAGTCATTCTGGTTAACAGCAATCCTGCGACCATCATGACCGATCCGGAAATGGCCGATGTGACTTATATCGAGCCGATTACCTGGCAAGCGGTCGAACGCATTATCGATAAAGAACGTCCGGACGCGATCCTGCCGACGATGGGTGGCCAGACTGCGCTGAATTGCGCGCTGGACCTGCATCACAATGGTGTGCTGACCAAGTACGGTTGCGAACTGATCGGTGCTTCGCCGGAAGCGATCGACAAGGCGGAAGACCGCTCCAAGTTCAAGGATGCAATGACCAAGATCGGTCTGGGTTCCGCACGTTCCGGCGTCGCGCATACTCTGGAAGAGTCGTGGGCAGTGCAGAAGGAGCTCGGCTTCCCGTCCATCATTCGTCCATCCTTTACGATGGGTGGCAGTGGCGGCGGTATTGCCTACAACGCGGAAGAATTCGAAGCGATTTGCAAACGCGGCCTGGAAGCGTCGCCAACGTCCGAATTGCTGATTGAAGAATCGCTGATCGGCTGGAAAGAATTCGAGATGGAAGTCGTGCGCGACAAGGCGGACAATTGCATCATCGTCTGTTCGATCGAAAATCTGGATCCTATGGGCGTCCATACCGGCGACTCGATCACCGTGGCGCCGGCGCAAACGCTGACCGACAAGGAATACCAGATCATGCGTAACGCATCGATCGCAGTGCTGCGCGAAATCGGTGTCGATACCGGTGGCTCCAACGTGCAGTTTGCGATCAATCCGGAAGACGGCCGCATGATCATTATCGAGATGAATCCGCGCGTATCGCGTTCATCCGCGCTGGCCTCGAAGGCAACCGGTTTCCCGATCGCGAAGATCGCTGCCAAGCTGGCAGTCGGCTTCACACTCGATGAGCTGCGTAATGAAATTACCGGTGGCGCAACCCCGGCATCGTTCGAGCCTTCCATCGATTACGTCGTTACCAAGATTCCACGCTTTGCGTTTGAAAAATTCCCGCAAGCCGATAGCCACCTGACCACGCAAATGAAATCGGTAGGCGAGGTGATGGCGATCGGTCGCACTTTCCAGGAATCCTTCCAGAAAGCCTTGCGCGGTCTGGAAGTCGGCGTCGATGGCATGAATGAAAAAACCACCGACCGCGAAACGATAGAAGAAGAACTTGGCGAGCCTGGGCCGGAGCGTATCTGGTACGTCGGCGACGCATTCGCGCAGGGTTTCTCGCTGGAAGAAGTGCATGGCTTGACGCACATCGATCCGTGGTTCCTTGCGCAAATCAAGGAAATCATCGATATCGAACTGTGGCTGGACACGCAATCCCTGAACGCGATCGATAAAGACACGCTGTTCAAGTTGAAGCAAAAAGGTTTTGCCGATCGTCGTCTGGCTAAATTGCTGAAGACTACCGACAAGGCAGTGCGTGAACAGCGTCATGCGATGAATATTCGCCCGGTCTACAAGCGCGTGGATACTTGCGCCGGTGAGTTCGCCACCAACACTGCGTACATGTATTCGACCTACGAGGAAGAGTGCGAAGCGCAGCCGACCAACAAGAAAAAGATCATGGTGCTGGGCGGCGGTCCCAACCGTATCGGCCAGGGTATCGAATTCGATTATTGCTGTGTACATGCTGCGCTGGCATTGCGTGAAGACGGTTACGAAACCATCATGGTCAACTGTAATCCGGAAACCGTTTCCACCGATTACGATACGTCCGATCGTCTGTACTTTGAACCACTGACGCTGGAAGATGTGCTGGAAATCGTCGCACTGGAAAAACCATACGGCGTGATCGTGCAATACGGCGGCCAGACACCGTTGAAACTGGCGCTCGATCTGGAAGCCAATGGCGTGCCTATCGTCGGCACCTCACCGGACATGATCGATGCGGCAGAAGATCGCGAGCGCTTCCAGAAGCTGCTGAACGATCTGGGATTGCGTCAGCCACCGAACCGTACTGCACGTACTGAAGAAGATGCATTGCGTCTGGCGCAGGAAATCGGTTATCCGCTGGTGGTGCGCCCATCGTACGTTCTCGGTGGCCGCGCGATGGAAATCGTGCACGAGCAGCGTGATCTCGAACGCTATATGCGTGAAGCGGTCAAGGTGTCGCACGATTCGCCGGTGTTGCTGGATCGCTTCCTGAACGATGCGATTGAAGTCGACGTCGATTGCCTGTCCGACGGCGAGCGCACCTTCATCGGTGGCGTGATGGAGCATATCGAACAGGCCGGCGTTCACTCGGGCGATTCCGCATGTTCGCTGCCGCCGTATTCCTTGTCGCAAGAAACGATCAATGAGCTGAAGCGTCAAACATCATTGATGGCCAAAGGTTTGAACGTCATCGGCTTGATGAACGTACAGTTTGCGATTCAACAGCAAGAGATAGACGGCAAGTTGCAGGATGTCGTGTTCGTGCTGGAAGTGAATCCGCGCGCTTCGCGTACCGTGCCGTATGTATCGAAAGCCACCGGCTTGCAACTCGCCAAGATCGCGGCACGTTGCATGGTCGGTCAATCGCTGGATAGCCAGGGTATCTTCAACGAAGTTATTCCTGAATACTTCAGCGTCAAGGAAGCCGTGTTCCCGTTCGTCAAATTCCCGGGCGTCGATACCATTCTCGGACCGGAAATGAAATCGACCGGTGAAGTGATGGGCGTAGGTAAAACCTTTGGCGAAGCCTTTGTCAAATCGCAACTCGGTGCCAGCATCAAGTTGCCGCGTTCGGGCAAGGTATTTCTGAGCGTCAAGGCCAGCGACAAGCCGCGTGCGGTTCAAGTTGCCAAAGATCTGGTCGAGATCGGTTTCTCCGTGGTCGCTACCAAAGGTACTGCAGCGGCAATCAGCGCTGCCGGTATCGAAGTGACATCGGTCAACAAAGTGGCAGAGGGCAGGCCGCATATTGTCGACATGATCAAGAACGATGAAATTGCTCTGGTCATTAACACGGTGGAAGAAAAGCGCAGTGCGATTATCGACTCCCGCACGATTCGCACTTCAGCATTGGCAGCGCGCGTCACGACGTTCACAACGATCGCCGGTGCCGAAGCAGCAGTGGAAGGCATGGCCCATCTGGACGAGTTGCACGTCTATGATTTACAAGGCCTGCATAAAACCTTACACTAA